A genomic region of Pseudovibrio sp. Tun.PSC04-5.I4 contains the following coding sequences:
- a CDS encoding carbon starvation protein A: MLWFLFSVGLLLVGYFVYGTFVEKVFGARPGRQTPAHAQTDGVDYVPMSTPKVYLVQLLNIAGVGPIFGPILGAMYGVSAMLWIVLGCIFAGAVHDYFSGMLSVRNGGQSVPNLAGKYLGTGAKHFMNIFALILLLLVGVVFVSAPASLLGRLTGVDVTIFLICIFAYYLVATIVPVDKIIGRFYPFFGALLVFMSVGLTVALALSSEHSMLPGVEASDFFLNLNPNDMPLWPALFITIACGAISGFHATQSPLMARCMENERNGRFVFYGAMIGEGIIALIWCAIALSFFDGVEGLAEGMAGNPANVVYEASNGLLGTVGGYLAVLGVIVLPITSGDTAFRSARLIMAEFFEMPQNKLPKRLLLALPLFVGGALLTQVDFGIIWRYFGVANQATATMMLWTAAAYLLRHNKLHWICTIPALFMTTVVVTFLMNSSTLGFGLPMTISTVAGISAAALAGITVIMKVKGKVVDPEDILEPGE; encoded by the coding sequence ATGTTGTGGTTTCTCTTTAGTGTTGGACTTCTGCTAGTAGGCTACTTTGTCTACGGCACATTCGTTGAAAAAGTTTTTGGGGCACGCCCTGGACGCCAAACACCGGCGCATGCGCAAACCGACGGTGTTGATTACGTTCCGATGTCAACACCTAAGGTCTATCTGGTTCAGTTGCTGAACATCGCTGGCGTTGGTCCGATCTTCGGCCCGATCCTTGGTGCGATGTACGGCGTTTCTGCCATGCTCTGGATTGTGCTTGGCTGTATTTTTGCTGGCGCGGTGCACGATTACTTCTCAGGTATGCTGTCTGTGCGTAATGGCGGTCAGTCCGTTCCAAACCTTGCCGGTAAGTACCTTGGAACTGGTGCAAAGCATTTTATGAACATCTTCGCGCTCATCCTGCTGTTGCTGGTTGGTGTTGTGTTTGTTTCTGCTCCTGCCAGCCTTTTGGGTCGCCTGACAGGTGTTGATGTCACCATCTTCCTGATTTGCATCTTTGCCTACTACCTTGTTGCAACAATTGTTCCTGTCGACAAAATCATTGGCCGCTTCTATCCGTTCTTTGGTGCGTTGCTGGTGTTCATGTCTGTTGGCCTGACTGTCGCTCTTGCGCTCTCCAGCGAACATTCCATGTTGCCAGGCGTAGAAGCCAGTGACTTCTTTCTCAATCTGAACCCGAACGACATGCCTTTGTGGCCAGCTCTGTTCATCACCATCGCGTGTGGTGCAATCTCAGGTTTCCATGCGACCCAGTCTCCTTTGATGGCACGTTGCATGGAAAACGAACGAAATGGTCGTTTCGTATTCTATGGTGCAATGATCGGTGAAGGCATTATCGCTCTTATCTGGTGTGCGATTGCATTGTCTTTCTTCGACGGTGTTGAAGGCCTCGCTGAAGGCATGGCTGGCAACCCAGCGAACGTCGTTTATGAAGCATCAAACGGTCTGCTTGGTACAGTTGGCGGCTACCTGGCCGTTCTTGGTGTGATTGTTCTGCCAATCACCTCCGGCGATACCGCGTTCCGCTCTGCCCGCTTGATCATGGCAGAATTCTTCGAAATGCCACAGAACAAGCTGCCTAAGCGTTTGTTGCTTGCTCTGCCCTTGTTTGTTGGCGGTGCCCTTCTCACTCAGGTCGACTTCGGCATTATCTGGCGCTACTTCGGTGTCGCAAACCAAGCAACAGCAACCATGATGCTCTGGACTGCGGCGGCCTACCTGCTGCGCCACAACAAGCTGCATTGGATTTGCACCATTCCAGCTCTGTTTATGACAACAGTTGTGGTCACTTTCTTGATGAATTCAAGCACACTTGGCTTCGGTCTGCCAATGACAATCTCCACCGTCGCGGGCATCTCAGCTGCAGCGCTGGCAGGCATCACTGTCATAATGAAAGTCAAAGGCAAAGTGGTTGATCCCGAAGACATCTTAGAACCGGGCGAATAA
- a CDS encoding 3-oxoacyl-[acyl-carrier-protein] synthase III C-terminal domain-containing protein, translating into MPVYLTGLATAVPPYELTQNLVLEYARRILGPKFAQFERMSGTFLNAGVEKRYSLAPLEWFLEPQNWRTRNEVYLRGGTELFIDAARRALLKAGLRAQDIDTIVTVSSTGIATPTLEAQAWSQMGFRQDILRVPVFGLGCAGGVSGMAIARELAQAKPGTNVLLVALEACTLSFRSDRLTKADIIATVLFGDGAAAACLSTNMPEDTRKTIELGSGQQEIWPDTLNIMGWNVDESGLGVVFDRSIPDFARDHFKDVTDRRLSAQGLSMQDLTRFVCHPGGAKVVQALEQALDLPSNSLDAEREVLRDYGNMSAPTALFVLERVLEQPKPGLMMMCALGPGFTASFLPITVVAQPSSSASLATDHTEPTGVINA; encoded by the coding sequence ATGCCCGTTTATCTGACCGGCCTTGCGACAGCGGTGCCGCCCTACGAATTAACTCAGAACCTGGTGTTGGAGTATGCACGCCGCATCCTCGGTCCAAAGTTCGCCCAGTTTGAGCGCATGTCTGGCACTTTTTTAAATGCAGGCGTTGAAAAACGCTATTCTCTTGCGCCGCTGGAATGGTTTTTAGAACCACAAAACTGGCGGACACGCAATGAGGTGTACCTACGCGGTGGAACAGAACTGTTTATTGATGCTGCCCGAAGAGCGCTCTTGAAGGCAGGCCTGCGTGCACAAGACATAGACACAATCGTAACAGTTTCATCCACTGGCATTGCCACCCCAACATTGGAAGCACAGGCATGGAGCCAAATGGGGTTTCGGCAGGATATTCTGCGGGTTCCGGTTTTCGGCCTCGGTTGCGCTGGCGGTGTATCCGGCATGGCAATCGCGCGCGAGCTTGCCCAAGCCAAACCCGGTACCAACGTACTGCTGGTTGCACTGGAAGCCTGCACGCTCTCATTCCGGTCTGATCGTCTCACCAAGGCTGATATCATCGCAACTGTATTGTTTGGGGACGGCGCTGCAGCTGCATGCCTTTCCACCAACATGCCAGAAGACACGCGCAAAACTATAGAGCTGGGTTCGGGCCAGCAGGAGATTTGGCCCGATACACTCAACATTATGGGCTGGAATGTAGATGAGAGCGGGCTTGGTGTGGTGTTTGATCGGTCCATTCCTGACTTTGCTAGAGACCATTTCAAAGATGTGACGGATCGCAGGTTATCAGCGCAAGGGTTGTCCATGCAGGATCTTACCCGGTTTGTCTGTCATCCCGGCGGCGCTAAGGTTGTTCAAGCGTTGGAGCAAGCACTGGACCTGCCCTCCAATTCCCTTGATGCGGAACGAGAGGTATTACGGGATTATGGCAACATGTCAGCACCGACTGCTCTGTTTGTTTTAGAACGCGTGCTGGAACAACCAAAACCAGGTCTGATGATGATGTGCGCACTCGGCCCGGGTTTTACTGCCTCGTTCCTCCCAATCACGGTTGTGGCGCAGCCATCATCATCTGCAAGCCTTGCCACCGATCACACTGAGCCAACAGGAGTAATCAATGCCTGA
- the btsR gene encoding two-component system response regulator BtsR, whose translation MITCLVVDDEPYAREELVELLDKAGNIEVIGECSNAIEALSTINKLKPQLVFLDIQMPRISGIELIAMLDPETMPRIVFSTAYDEYAIKAFEHHAYDYLLKPVEEERLAKTLNRIRVDLRPQMLQDITPQQLTHLPCYIGNRLKVIPLANVEYVFSDLSGIHVATTNEYVHTQLTLKVLEQKTPLVRSHRQYLVSRDTIAEITLLETGAEVITHSGTKIPVSRRYLRSVKQVFGYA comes from the coding sequence ATGATCACCTGTCTTGTGGTTGATGATGAACCCTACGCCCGCGAAGAGCTTGTTGAGCTGCTGGATAAAGCCGGGAACATCGAGGTTATCGGAGAATGCAGCAACGCGATTGAAGCTCTCAGCACCATCAATAAGCTGAAGCCTCAACTGGTGTTTTTAGATATCCAAATGCCACGCATTTCGGGAATTGAGCTGATTGCAATGCTCGACCCGGAAACTATGCCACGGATCGTTTTTTCAACGGCCTATGACGAGTACGCCATCAAGGCCTTTGAACATCACGCCTATGATTATCTTCTGAAGCCGGTTGAAGAGGAACGTCTGGCGAAAACGCTCAACCGGATTAGGGTCGATTTACGTCCTCAAATGTTACAGGACATCACCCCGCAGCAACTTACTCACTTGCCCTGTTACATCGGCAATCGCCTGAAGGTTATTCCGCTCGCCAACGTGGAATATGTCTTCAGCGACCTCAGCGGCATTCACGTTGCCACCACAAACGAATACGTGCACACACAACTCACCTTGAAGGTTCTGGAACAGAAAACGCCGTTGGTGCGATCCCATCGCCAGTACCTTGTTTCCCGCGATACGATTGCCGAAATCACATTGCTGGAGACCGGAGCGGAAGTCATCACTCATAGCGGCACGAAAATTCCGGTTTCGCGGCGTTATTTGCGAAGTGTAAAACAGGTGTTTGGCTATGCCTGA
- a CDS encoding YgjV family protein, translated as MDLYIIQALGITAFAVNMVGFSTSRDQLLRSLIFLSASLFCIHYVLLGAYVAGLSLALSGLRSLISLKYKGNRWFFGFAIVQTLMSLAIYDSPFDLLPWSASLLNGYAMFCLSGIRMRVVMLVGAALWCSNAVIVGSWGGAINDLTNGTLLLVTIYRMKTATNKEVLNQA; from the coding sequence ATGGATCTCTATATTATTCAAGCCCTTGGTATAACGGCTTTTGCAGTCAACATGGTTGGCTTTTCAACTTCCCGAGATCAGTTGCTCCGCAGCCTGATTTTCCTCAGCGCCAGTCTGTTTTGCATACACTACGTATTACTGGGTGCATATGTTGCTGGTCTAAGCCTTGCGCTTAGCGGTTTGCGATCCTTAATATCGTTGAAATACAAAGGAAATCGCTGGTTTTTTGGCTTTGCTATTGTGCAAACGCTGATGAGCCTTGCCATTTATGACTCTCCCTTCGACCTTTTACCATGGTCTGCCTCCCTCCTCAACGGCTATGCCATGTTCTGCTTAAGCGGCATCCGTATGCGCGTTGTCATGCTGGTTGGTGCTGCCCTCTGGTGTTCAAATGCTGTCATCGTCGGGTCCTGGGGCGGCGCAATAAATGACCTGACAAACGGCACACTGTTGCTCGTAACCATTTATCGCATGAAAACGGCCACAAATAAGGAAGTGCTTAACCAAGCCTGA
- a CDS encoding isoprenylcysteine carboxylmethyltransferase family protein produces MPDASLPALLFLAFIVVQRLSELVIAKRNTARLLKKGAREVGASHYPLVVSVHVAWILSLVVLGYNKPVAMPWLYIFAGLQIFRLWILLSLGSRWTTRIIVLKEPLVKRGPFAFIKHPNYLLVALEIFTAPMVLGLFPVAFLFSGINGAILALRIRVEDEALVDLR; encoded by the coding sequence ATGCCTGATGCCTCGCTACCCGCCCTGCTCTTCCTCGCGTTTATCGTCGTTCAACGCCTTTCTGAGCTCGTAATCGCAAAACGCAACACGGCTAGGTTGCTAAAAAAAGGAGCCCGTGAAGTTGGTGCCAGCCACTATCCGCTTGTTGTGAGCGTTCATGTGGCATGGATACTTTCACTTGTTGTTCTGGGTTACAACAAACCGGTCGCAATGCCGTGGCTCTATATTTTTGCGGGCCTACAGATTTTTCGATTATGGATTTTGTTGTCTCTTGGTTCCAGATGGACAACACGCATTATTGTGCTCAAGGAGCCTTTGGTGAAAAGGGGTCCATTCGCCTTCATAAAGCACCCCAACTATCTTCTTGTGGCATTGGAGATCTTCACCGCACCGATGGTTTTGGGTTTATTCCCCGTTGCCTTTCTGTTTTCCGGCATAAATGGCGCAATACTCGCTCTGCGCATTCGCGTGGAAGATGAAGCTCTGGTAGACCTCAGGTAA
- a CDS encoding sensor histidine kinase, whose translation MALILLLLQQMCVYLVIVYLVSKTPLFKIFTEDAPRLPHKVLIYFVFSGFCIIATYFGEQVNGAIANTRAMGAVLGGLLGGPITGLLVGITGGLHRYSFGGFTDLACTISTTSEGLLTGAAALYLRQQNKGALLFRPLFVFWLTLAAEAMQMLIILAVARPFDHAFELVQQIAIPMLLVNSLGAALFMSIVRDQKTMFDKLSSAFSSQALKIAERCVGVLAKGLNETSSAKVARIVSEETKVGAVAITDRYKLLAFTGSGSDHHIPGTPISSRLTLDAITHNTVMYANGVEVPYGCSISQCCKLGSCLVIPLRSDTEVIGTIKMYEQKNKMFLNINRTLGEGIAKLLSNQILYGELEEKQNLLTCAELKLLQAQVNPHFLFNTLNTIAIITKRDPVKARFLLLQFSKFLRINLKRTSGLVSLSDELDHIDAYLAIEKARFADKLSVEIDLPTKLHNIQVPAFTLQPIIENAIKHGISQSVNQGHIHISGHIQDDAIELRVEDNAGLYVPPKDKEGLGMSLVDKRLKKQWGEDYGLSIEWEDDLFTRVSIRVPQHDLEAAQ comes from the coding sequence ATGGCGCTGATCCTTCTTCTGCTGCAACAGATGTGTGTCTATCTCGTTATTGTATATCTGGTCAGCAAGACGCCGCTGTTCAAGATATTCACGGAGGATGCACCCCGCCTCCCGCATAAGGTCCTAATTTACTTCGTGTTTTCCGGCTTTTGCATTATCGCAACTTATTTCGGTGAGCAGGTTAACGGAGCGATTGCGAACACACGTGCCATGGGAGCCGTGCTCGGCGGTCTGCTTGGCGGACCGATCACGGGCTTGCTGGTGGGCATTACAGGAGGCCTGCATCGCTACAGCTTTGGCGGTTTTACCGATCTGGCCTGCACCATTTCCACCACTTCTGAAGGGCTATTGACGGGTGCTGCGGCTCTGTATTTGCGCCAACAAAACAAGGGCGCTCTTCTGTTCCGGCCCCTCTTCGTGTTCTGGCTGACGTTGGCTGCCGAGGCAATGCAGATGCTCATCATTCTGGCAGTTGCGCGCCCGTTTGACCATGCATTTGAGTTAGTCCAGCAAATTGCTATTCCGATGCTTCTGGTGAATTCCTTAGGGGCGGCGCTCTTCATGAGCATTGTTCGCGATCAGAAGACCATGTTCGACAAGCTTTCCTCCGCATTTTCCAGTCAAGCGCTCAAGATTGCAGAACGGTGTGTCGGAGTTCTGGCCAAGGGCCTCAATGAGACATCGTCGGCCAAAGTCGCCAGGATTGTGAGTGAGGAAACGAAAGTTGGCGCCGTTGCCATAACCGATAGATATAAGTTGCTGGCCTTTACCGGCAGTGGATCAGATCATCACATTCCCGGAACGCCGATTTCCTCTCGGTTGACGCTGGATGCGATTACGCACAACACAGTTATGTATGCAAACGGTGTTGAGGTGCCCTACGGCTGCTCAATCTCTCAGTGTTGCAAACTGGGGTCATGTCTGGTTATTCCACTCCGCAGCGATACCGAGGTGATTGGCACCATCAAAATGTATGAGCAGAAGAACAAAATGTTCCTCAACATCAACCGGACTCTTGGAGAAGGTATTGCCAAGTTACTTTCCAACCAGATCCTTTATGGGGAGCTGGAAGAGAAACAAAACCTGCTGACGTGTGCTGAACTTAAGTTGTTGCAGGCTCAGGTGAATCCGCATTTCCTATTCAACACGCTCAATACTATTGCAATTATTACGAAGCGTGATCCTGTGAAAGCTCGTTTTTTGCTCCTGCAGTTTTCCAAATTCCTCCGCATCAATCTAAAACGCACATCCGGCCTTGTGTCGCTGAGCGATGAGCTTGACCACATTGATGCGTATCTGGCGATTGAAAAAGCACGGTTTGCGGACAAACTGAGTGTGGAGATTGATCTGCCGACAAAGCTTCACAATATTCAGGTCCCCGCCTTCACGCTCCAACCAATTATCGAGAACGCCATCAAACACGGCATTTCACAAAGTGTAAATCAGGGCCACATTCATATCAGTGGCCATATTCAAGATGATGCTATTGAACTGCGCGTCGAAGACAATGCAGGATTGTATGTTCCTCCAAAAGACAAGGAGGGTCTTGGCATGTCCCTCGTCGATAAGCGGCTTAAGAAACAATGGGGTGAGGACTATGGCCTTTCCATTGAATGGGAAGATGATCTGTTTACACGGGTGAGTATCCGCGTGCCTCAACATGATCTGGAGGCTGCGCAATGA
- a CDS encoding GNAT family N-acetyltransferase has product MATIPIPQTVHIHELAESDAIDLLKFERANKSFFEKWVPARTEDYFELESLKEIIRELVMDEDHFFLVRNEEYQLIGRINLRAAGASTDGGAELGYRIGEAFGGKGFAKASTLALIQHLKAEGGPSS; this is encoded by the coding sequence ATGGCAACAATTCCAATTCCGCAAACGGTACACATTCATGAGTTGGCCGAGAGTGATGCCATTGATTTACTGAAATTTGAAAGAGCCAATAAGTCTTTCTTTGAGAAATGGGTTCCAGCTCGCACCGAAGACTATTTTGAACTGGAAAGCCTCAAAGAGATTATCCGCGAGCTTGTTATGGACGAGGATCATTTTTTCCTCGTTAGAAACGAAGAGTACCAACTGATCGGCAGAATTAATCTGCGTGCAGCAGGCGCTAGTACTGATGGAGGTGCAGAACTCGGCTATCGCATCGGAGAAGCATTCGGCGGGAAGGGATTTGCCAAAGCCTCAACCCTCGCGCTTATTCAACATTTGAAGGCGGAAGGCGGGCCGTCCTCCTAA
- the hypF gene encoding carbamoyltransferase HypF: MKLSVGRRIRVRGLVQGVGFRPTVWQIATQLGLVGTVLNDGEGVLIHLYGTSSNIDRFIVRLEAERPPLSRIDVIESAELKEACSYIDFQIIPSKQGKISTAIVPDAATCPHCLEDILDQNNRRAGYSFANCTHCGPRLTITRHLPYDRKNTSMADFTMCSACQGEYDDPADRRFHAQPNACPQCGPRLSLVNNDGAAIGAQEDCEILTAAAALLKEGVILAIKGLGGFHLACDATNEAAVALLRARKHRPSKPLAVTVKCVEMARQYVSLSSLEEKALIGTAAPIVLADQSGQEGQSSVAKLADQIAPGIARVGVMLPYTPLHHLLHKLCDRPLVMTSGNLSGEPQVIENEQALTDLSSVADAFLLHNRTIVNRIDDSVVQVIGDTLTVMRRARGFAPEPLLLPRGFDSCAPVLGMGAALKNTFCQLSDGQAIVSHHIGNLDRVSAHDDYSKAMALYGDTRQFKPASIAVDLHPDYASTKKGVSLAQKLDVELVQVQHHHAHVAAGLAEFALPMDTKPVLAVVLDGLGLGTDGHLWGGEFLLADYTSSERLGHFEEVGLLGGDKANQEPWRNTYSHIQCAMGWEVFERDFGDLELANWLQCKPLSVLETMLEKGLNTPLSSSAGRLFDAVAGALDICRACISYEGEAAMRLQACAEDYLSRTDLLDVPTYPTRVQMDAPAVLSFRPLWPALLKDLADKQSVGYIAARFHNTLARGISEMAIALAKEHQCDHILLSGGVCQNRLLANALRQCMGKSGINVLLPSLYPMGDGGISLGQALVAAAQNQ, encoded by the coding sequence ATGAAGCTGAGTGTTGGAAGACGTATTCGAGTGCGTGGATTGGTGCAAGGCGTCGGATTTCGTCCCACCGTGTGGCAAATCGCTACCCAGCTTGGATTGGTTGGAACTGTCCTCAATGATGGCGAGGGCGTGCTTATCCATTTGTATGGAACGTCCTCCAACATTGACAGGTTTATTGTCCGTTTGGAGGCTGAACGGCCCCCTTTATCTCGGATTGACGTGATTGAAAGTGCCGAGCTGAAGGAAGCTTGTTCGTATATAGACTTCCAAATTATACCCAGTAAGCAAGGAAAGATCAGCACAGCGATTGTTCCTGATGCCGCGACGTGCCCTCACTGCTTGGAGGACATATTGGATCAGAATAATCGCCGTGCAGGTTATTCCTTTGCCAACTGTACGCACTGCGGGCCGCGCCTCACCATTACACGGCACTTACCTTATGACCGCAAGAACACATCCATGGCTGATTTTACCATGTGTTCAGCCTGCCAGGGCGAATATGACGACCCAGCAGACCGTAGATTTCACGCACAACCTAACGCATGCCCCCAGTGCGGCCCACGCCTGTCATTGGTGAATAACGACGGTGCCGCGATTGGCGCTCAGGAAGATTGTGAAATTCTTACGGCGGCGGCGGCACTTCTCAAAGAAGGAGTAATCCTTGCTATCAAAGGGCTGGGTGGTTTCCATCTTGCTTGTGATGCAACCAATGAAGCGGCAGTGGCCCTTTTGCGGGCCCGCAAACACCGCCCAAGCAAGCCGCTGGCGGTGACGGTAAAGTGCGTTGAAATGGCTCGCCAATATGTGAGCCTATCATCTTTGGAAGAAAAGGCGCTGATAGGGACGGCAGCCCCAATCGTTTTAGCGGACCAATCAGGGCAGGAGGGGCAATCTTCAGTCGCAAAACTTGCGGATCAGATTGCACCGGGGATAGCTCGCGTTGGTGTGATGCTGCCCTATACTCCGCTTCACCATCTTTTGCATAAGCTGTGTGACAGGCCGCTTGTAATGACCTCTGGCAACCTGTCTGGTGAACCGCAAGTTATTGAAAATGAGCAGGCACTGACGGACCTTAGCAGTGTTGCTGACGCCTTTCTTTTACATAACCGAACCATTGTTAATCGCATAGATGACTCTGTAGTACAGGTGATTGGAGACACGCTTACAGTTATGCGCCGCGCCCGTGGGTTTGCTCCGGAACCTCTGCTGCTGCCCCGCGGATTTGACTCCTGTGCGCCCGTGTTGGGCATGGGAGCTGCACTCAAAAATACATTTTGTCAGCTGAGTGACGGCCAAGCCATCGTTTCACACCACATTGGTAATCTTGACCGAGTAAGTGCACATGATGATTACAGCAAAGCGATGGCGCTTTATGGTGACACACGTCAGTTCAAACCTGCCAGCATCGCCGTGGATCTCCACCCAGACTACGCTTCCACCAAGAAGGGGGTCAGTCTCGCCCAGAAGCTGGACGTGGAATTGGTGCAAGTACAGCACCACCACGCGCATGTGGCAGCAGGCCTAGCGGAGTTTGCCTTGCCCATGGATACGAAGCCAGTTCTGGCAGTCGTGTTAGATGGGCTCGGCCTTGGGACTGATGGCCATCTTTGGGGTGGGGAATTCCTACTTGCAGATTATACCAGCTCCGAACGCCTTGGGCATTTTGAAGAGGTAGGCCTACTTGGGGGAGATAAGGCAAATCAAGAGCCTTGGCGTAACACCTATTCCCATATTCAGTGTGCAATGGGCTGGGAAGTATTTGAGCGGGATTTCGGGGATCTTGAACTGGCGAACTGGTTACAATGTAAACCGCTTTCCGTTCTGGAAACCATGCTGGAAAAGGGGCTTAATACGCCGCTCAGTTCCTCCGCTGGCAGGTTGTTTGATGCCGTAGCTGGCGCCTTGGACATTTGCAGAGCCTGCATTTCCTATGAAGGGGAAGCCGCAATGCGGTTGCAGGCCTGCGCAGAGGACTACCTTAGTAGGACTGATCTACTGGATGTTCCTACTTACCCAACTCGAGTTCAAATGGATGCCCCTGCTGTTCTGAGCTTTCGACCCCTATGGCCTGCTTTGTTAAAAGATCTTGCGGACAAACAGTCTGTTGGCTACATCGCCGCCAGATTTCACAACACGTTGGCTCGTGGGATCAGTGAGATGGCAATAGCGTTAGCCAAAGAACATCAATGCGACCATATTCTGCTGAGCGGGGGTGTTTGCCAGAACCGACTTTTAGCTAATGCGCTCCGTCAATGCATGGGAAAGAGCGGTATCAACGTCCTTTTGCCAAGCCTGTACCCTATGGGCGACGGAGGCATAAGCTTAGGGCAGGCTCTAGTCGCAGCTGCGCAAAACCAATAG
- a CDS encoding aldehyde dehydrogenase (NADP(+)): protein MLTGCHLIAGKWVDNTQKFQSTPYSGDASSYSCGTAELIDKAVQGAEDAFMSFGWSSRSERATFIRKIAEEIDARGAEITKVGCAETGLPEMRLNGERGRTVGQLRLFADHIEKGDYLDLAHDKAIPDRAPLPRPDIRLSQRPVGPVAVFGASNFPLAFSTAGGDTASALAAGCPVVVKGHEAHPGTAELVAQAIDAAIKSCGMHPGVFSLVQGGSREVGTALVKHPLIKAVGFTGSLAGGRALFDLCVSRPEPIPFFGELGSVNPSFLFPNALASRGEAIAAGWAGSLCMGAGQFCTNPGVMLVVDGPDTDAFIAKAKGALEAAGEQPMLTDGIAAAYRASSAKIADEAGVEELVGTACTTRGAKPYMFVTDAANWLKNKELQEEVFGPLGIVVKLENLDQMHDVAKQIEGQLTCSVHVDAADYADARKLMPLLERKAGRVLANGFPTGVEVCDAMVHGGPYPASTNFGATSVGTMAIRRFLRPVSYQDIPLELVSSFEVEEMA from the coding sequence ATGCTAACAGGTTGCCATCTTATCGCTGGAAAATGGGTCGATAACACCCAGAAATTCCAGTCCACTCCGTACTCAGGTGACGCCAGCTCTTATTCCTGTGGCACTGCTGAACTGATCGACAAAGCCGTTCAAGGCGCAGAAGACGCTTTTATGAGCTTTGGCTGGTCCTCCCGTTCAGAGCGCGCCACCTTCATTCGCAAAATCGCTGAGGAAATCGACGCACGCGGTGCGGAAATCACCAAGGTTGGCTGTGCTGAAACTGGCCTTCCAGAAATGCGCCTCAATGGTGAGCGCGGTCGCACCGTTGGTCAGTTGCGCCTGTTCGCTGATCATATTGAAAAAGGCGATTACCTCGATCTGGCTCATGATAAAGCTATACCAGACCGCGCGCCGCTTCCACGTCCTGATATTCGTTTGAGCCAGCGCCCTGTTGGGCCGGTTGCTGTATTTGGCGCCTCCAACTTCCCTTTGGCCTTCTCCACTGCCGGCGGAGACACAGCGTCCGCCCTTGCAGCAGGGTGTCCGGTTGTTGTCAAAGGCCATGAAGCTCATCCGGGTACTGCTGAGCTGGTAGCCCAAGCCATTGACGCGGCAATCAAATCCTGCGGCATGCATCCCGGCGTTTTCTCACTGGTACAAGGTGGCAGCCGCGAAGTTGGTACAGCCCTTGTCAAGCATCCATTGATCAAAGCAGTTGGGTTTACCGGGTCACTAGCTGGTGGCCGCGCTTTGTTTGACCTTTGTGTTTCTCGCCCTGAGCCTATCCCGTTCTTTGGTGAACTGGGCTCTGTCAACCCTTCCTTCCTGTTCCCCAATGCTCTCGCCAGCCGCGGCGAAGCAATTGCCGCTGGTTGGGCTGGTTCTCTGTGCATGGGTGCAGGTCAGTTCTGTACCAATCCAGGCGTCATGCTCGTGGTTGATGGTCCGGATACAGATGCCTTCATCGCCAAAGCAAAAGGCGCACTGGAAGCAGCTGGCGAACAACCAATGCTCACAGACGGCATTGCCGCAGCCTATCGTGCAAGCTCGGCCAAAATCGCAGACGAAGCCGGCGTAGAAGAGTTGGTAGGCACAGCTTGCACAACACGCGGCGCTAAGCCTTACATGTTCGTGACCGACGCTGCTAACTGGCTTAAAAACAAAGAGCTGCAAGAAGAAGTATTTGGGCCACTCGGCATCGTCGTCAAACTGGAAAACCTTGATCAGATGCACGATGTCGCCAAGCAAATCGAAGGTCAGTTGACTTGTTCCGTTCATGTGGATGCTGCCGATTATGCTGATGCCCGCAAATTGATGCCGCTTCTGGAGCGTAAAGCTGGCCGCGTGCTTGCCAATGGGTTCCCAACCGGTGTTGAAGTTTGTGATGCGATGGTTCATGGCGGTCCGTACCCGGCTTCCACCAACTTTGGCGCAACCTCTGTGGGCACCATGGCAATCCGCCGCTTCCTACGTCCAGTAAGTTATCAGGACATTCCGCTGGAGTTGGTCTCCAGTTTTGAAGTCGAGGAAATGGCGTAA
- a CDS encoding transposase, which produces MLAIETCLQVRSLFGLALRPIQGFARSLFRLIQLDLPVSDFLRCRVGRKV; this is translated from the coding sequence GTGCTTGCCATCGAAACCTGTTTGCAGGTGAGGTCATTATTCGGTCTCGCGCTTCGCCCGATCCAAGGATTTGCACGCTCTCTGTTTCGCCTGATACAACTGGACCTGCCTGTTTCTGATTTTCTACGCTGTCGCGTCGGACGGAAGGTTTGA